In one Chlamydia sp. BM-2023 genomic region, the following are encoded:
- a CDS encoding methylated-DNA--[protein]-cysteine S-methyltransferase — protein sequence MSEDLYLVSEDSKFSLSQACSQGLHIAKCPPLQVIVHFQNNSVVKTQLSVAPVFSCLFLSAGSHKAMEEIVLLCAKYSQKMTLPISSYINKSVLSKQQELILNCVAEVPFGQTCTYGDIARETNTHPRTVGSVCKNNPFLLFLPCHRILGSNGERHYCAGEQIHDILLNFEGSLN from the coding sequence ATGTCTGAAGATCTTTATCTAGTCTCTGAAGATTCTAAGTTTTCTTTATCGCAAGCCTGTTCCCAAGGCTTGCATATAGCAAAATGTCCCCCTCTGCAAGTCATCGTCCACTTTCAAAATAACTCAGTTGTAAAAACTCAACTTTCTGTAGCTCCTGTATTTTCGTGTTTATTTCTCAGCGCGGGTTCCCACAAAGCCATGGAAGAAATCGTCTTACTATGTGCAAAATATTCACAGAAAATGACTCTTCCTATTTCATCCTACATCAATAAATCCGTTCTCTCTAAACAACAAGAACTGATCCTCAATTGTGTTGCGGAAGTTCCCTTTGGACAAACATGTACATACGGAGATATCGCAAGAGAAACAAATACGCATCCGCGTACTGTAGGATCGGTGTGTAAAAATAACCCCTTTCTTCTCTTTCTACCTTGCCATCGGATTTTAGGAAGTAATGGCGAACGCCATTACTGCGCAGGAGAGCAAATCCACGATATCCTTCTTAATTTTGAAGGCTCTTTGAATTAA
- a CDS encoding toxin-antitoxin system YwqK family antitoxin encodes MKQLLFCVCALTFSCFTYGSALRQDSSVMKETFRNNYGIIVSGKDWVKRGCDGTITKVLKDGSILYEVYTQGLLHGEITLTFPHSTTLSTIKTYDQGRLVSYKTFFSNGLPSQEEIFQEDGSLTLTRWPDNNNNDTITEPYFTETTHQGRVVEGRYSSFNGKYSSSIRNGEGIRSTFSVNNVLLSEETFNDGIMVKRTTFFPTRDPETITHFSNGQTHGLRLTYLPGGIPNTIEEWRYGYQDGTTTVFKNGCKTAEIPFVKGAKDGFELRYNEQEVIAEELSWRNNFLHGMRKVYAAGVYKCEWYHRGRLVSKAKFERLNSAG; translated from the coding sequence ATGAAACAGCTGCTTTTTTGCGTTTGCGCGCTCACTTTCTCATGCTTTACCTATGGGTCAGCTCTACGACAAGATTCCTCTGTTATGAAGGAAACCTTCCGCAATAACTATGGAATTATCGTATCGGGAAAAGATTGGGTAAAACGTGGTTGTGACGGAACAATTACTAAAGTATTAAAAGACGGATCTATCCTCTATGAAGTTTACACTCAAGGTCTTCTTCATGGAGAGATAACTTTAACATTCCCCCATTCAACAACTCTTTCCACAATTAAAACTTACGACCAGGGTAGGCTAGTTTCCTATAAAACATTCTTTTCTAATGGATTGCCTTCTCAAGAAGAGATCTTCCAAGAAGACGGTTCTCTTACTCTTACGCGCTGGCCAGATAATAATAACAACGACACCATTACAGAGCCCTACTTTACTGAGACCACACATCAAGGACGCGTGGTTGAAGGACGCTATTCTTCATTTAACGGGAAATACTCCTCTTCCATCCGTAATGGGGAAGGCATCCGTTCCACATTTTCTGTAAACAACGTCCTACTCTCAGAAGAAACTTTCAACGATGGAATTATGGTAAAAAGAACTACCTTTTTCCCTACGAGAGATCCCGAAACAATCACGCATTTTTCGAACGGCCAAACTCACGGATTACGTTTAACCTACCTCCCTGGAGGGATTCCTAATACTATTGAAGAATGGCGTTATGGATACCAAGACGGAACTACTACGGTATTTAAAAATGGCTGTAAAACAGCGGAGATTCCCTTTGTAAAAGGGGCTAAGGATGGTTTTGAATTGCGTTATAATGAGCAGGAAGTCATTGCTGAAGAACTCTCGTGGAGAAATAATTTCTTACATGGTATGAGAAAAGTCTATGCAGCCGGTGTCTATAAATGCGAATGGTATCACCGCGGACGTCTAGTCTCAAAAGCGAAATTTGAGAGACTCAATAGCGCAGGATAA
- a CDS encoding ABC transporter permease: protein MLKYILKRLILIPLTLFAIISINFVILNAAPGDVVEDQSVDSHGEAGKSDKIRSYKGPDRYLQFREHYGLTLPIFFNTRPRISHAKIKAGLQELVNSFQHRNTNAKGKSFSKLKIYWGDRAKFIMPVLLFEASDATQSSAYRHVAADLFIRGGIRQGIVGHSLSPEQYTLNDKVSKSNSQLVKLLAEDDIEIKVESLKEWFRQEGGMETFSYRGFSWRTFFLETRFSRYMSRIFCLDFGTLRSDPNKTVLSEVIKRLRASLVLSILPMIFVFALCQVFGMIMALNRNNWIDHTLNFIFLILFSVPVFVAVPWIIDNFVINKTVPLTSIPMPYSGLRSSPEVFDQLSSFGKLLDIMTHCFLPFCAVSYGAFAAQSRLSRSVFLEILGEDYICAAKARGVSRYDILVKHVGKNASASLITSLASSLGAILGGALVVETLFDIDGFGKFFYQAILNRDHNVVLFSVLVGSALSLVGYLIGDICYVILDPRVQLEGRRI from the coding sequence GTGCTCAAGTACATCTTAAAACGCCTGATACTAATTCCTCTGACGCTTTTTGCAATCATCTCAATTAATTTTGTGATATTAAACGCAGCCCCCGGAGACGTTGTAGAAGATCAGTCAGTCGATTCCCATGGAGAAGCTGGAAAGTCAGACAAAATTCGTTCTTATAAAGGTCCTGATCGGTATCTGCAATTTCGAGAACACTATGGTTTGACATTACCTATTTTCTTTAATACTCGCCCTAGAATATCACACGCTAAGATTAAGGCAGGACTCCAAGAGCTAGTTAATAGCTTCCAACATAGAAATACAAACGCTAAAGGGAAGTCTTTCTCTAAGTTAAAAATTTACTGGGGTGATAGAGCAAAGTTTATCATGCCCGTACTATTATTTGAAGCTAGCGACGCTACCCAAAGTAGCGCGTATCGCCATGTAGCCGCAGATTTATTTATTCGAGGTGGAATTCGACAAGGAATTGTAGGCCACAGCCTTTCTCCAGAGCAATATACATTGAATGATAAGGTCTCTAAAAGTAACTCTCAACTTGTGAAGTTGCTCGCTGAAGATGATATAGAAATAAAAGTAGAATCTCTAAAAGAATGGTTCAGACAAGAAGGAGGGATGGAAACGTTTTCTTATAGAGGGTTTTCATGGAGAACCTTTTTTTTAGAAACCCGTTTCTCTCGTTATATGTCCCGGATTTTCTGTTTAGATTTTGGGACTTTACGAAGTGATCCGAATAAGACAGTACTTTCAGAAGTTATTAAACGTTTACGCGCTTCTTTAGTATTGTCAATACTGCCTATGATATTTGTATTTGCCCTATGTCAGGTCTTCGGAATGATTATGGCGCTAAATAGGAACAACTGGATAGATCATACTTTAAATTTCATCTTCCTCATTCTTTTTTCTGTTCCCGTATTTGTAGCCGTACCTTGGATTATTGATAACTTTGTTATTAATAAAACTGTTCCACTCACATCGATTCCCATGCCCTACAGTGGGCTGCGATCTTCCCCAGAGGTTTTTGATCAGCTAAGCTCTTTTGGGAAGCTTTTAGATATCATGACACACTGCTTTCTTCCTTTTTGTGCTGTTAGTTACGGAGCTTTTGCAGCACAGTCAAGGCTAAGCAGGTCAGTATTTTTAGAGATCCTCGGAGAGGATTATATTTGTGCTGCAAAAGCTCGAGGCGTGTCTCGCTATGATATTCTTGTAAAGCACGTAGGGAAAAATGCCTCCGCATCATTAATCACCTCTTTAGCATCTTCCTTAGGGGCGATACTAGGTGGTGCTTTGGTTGTGGAAACTTTGTTTGATATCGATGGATTCGGGAAATTTTTCTATCAGGCTATTTTAAATCGTGACCATAACGTAGTGTTATTTTCTGTGCTTGTGGGGTCAGCATTATCTTTAGTTGGTTATCTAATTGGAGATATTTGTTACGTGATTTTAGACCCGAGAGTACAGCTAGAAGGTAGGAGGATTTAG
- a CDS encoding ABC transporter substrate-binding protein, with the protein MNKRCVIDKILKCVVVASLVLLYWSSDLLEKDVKSIKKDVRDVQEDIQELLSIVKQSKVSQNSNAARHSAYLTTCSSFLELGDPRYPNLLSPDPYREKTLAELIGENFVPKGILRTAHVGKPDNLSPFNGYDYVRKMYDLCVPCLANSHVGKYEEFSPGLALKIEEHNLSDGSGDKEFHVYLRPNVFWVPIDPTRFPKQMQLAEEFMRPHAVTAYDFKFHYDAVMNPYMAEMRAVALRSYFEDIVSITVENDLKFIVRWKAHSIVNEEGKEEKKVLYSAFFNTLGLEPLPCFVYQYFANGEKIIKDDSDPDIYRKDSVWAQNFSSHWANNYLVSCGAFYYSGMDGEKIIFTRNPNHYDPIEALTEKRYIYIKDNSDALFQDFKAGKLDIAYLPPNHIDNLSSFMKSPAYRNQVSKGEAIREVVYPDRSYAYIGWNCYSLFFENRQVRRAMNMIIDRDRIIEECLDGRANVISGPFSPYSPSYNQKIEGWHYSPEEAARLLEEEGWIDIDGDGIREKVIDGVVIPFRFRLCYYVKSITGRTIAEYVATVCKEIGVECSLLGLDTADLSQAFEEKNFDALLTGWCLGSPPEDPRALWHSEGAMEKGSANVVGFHNSEADKLIDQLSYEYDSSKRLNLYHRFHEVIHEESPYAFLFSRNYSLLYKDYVKNVFVPKQRTDLIPDAQDEMVNLQLVWLDRREEECSSTS; encoded by the coding sequence ATGAATAAACGGTGTGTAATAGACAAAATCTTAAAGTGCGTTGTGGTGGCCTCTTTGGTTTTGTTATATTGGTCATCTGACTTGCTTGAAAAAGATGTCAAGTCGATTAAAAAAGATGTTCGAGATGTTCAAGAAGACATCCAAGAACTCCTTAGTATTGTGAAGCAAAGTAAGGTTTCACAAAATTCTAATGCAGCGCGTCACTCTGCTTACCTAACTACTTGTAGCAGTTTTTTAGAGTTGGGAGATCCTCGCTATCCCAATCTGCTTTCCCCCGATCCTTATAGGGAAAAGACTTTAGCGGAACTCATAGGGGAGAATTTCGTTCCCAAAGGTATCCTGCGCACAGCTCATGTTGGCAAACCAGATAATCTGAGCCCTTTTAATGGTTATGATTACGTAAGGAAAATGTACGATCTATGTGTTCCTTGTTTGGCAAATTCTCATGTTGGTAAGTACGAAGAATTTTCTCCCGGTCTAGCACTAAAAATAGAAGAACATAATCTTTCAGATGGCTCTGGAGATAAAGAATTCCACGTTTATCTACGTCCCAATGTATTTTGGGTGCCTATTGATCCAACACGCTTTCCTAAGCAGATGCAGTTGGCAGAAGAGTTTATGCGGCCACACGCCGTTACAGCGTATGATTTCAAGTTCCATTACGATGCGGTAATGAACCCTTATATGGCAGAAATGCGCGCTGTTGCTCTGCGTTCCTATTTTGAAGATATCGTTTCTATAACAGTAGAAAATGATTTGAAGTTCATAGTGCGCTGGAAAGCGCACTCAATAGTGAACGAAGAGGGGAAAGAAGAGAAGAAAGTGTTGTACTCAGCCTTCTTTAATACTTTAGGATTAGAACCCCTTCCTTGTTTTGTATATCAGTATTTCGCAAACGGTGAGAAAATCATTAAGGACGATTCTGATCCAGATATTTACCGTAAAGATTCCGTATGGGCACAGAACTTTTCATCTCATTGGGCAAACAATTACCTGGTGAGCTGTGGAGCGTTTTATTATTCCGGAATGGATGGTGAAAAAATCATCTTTACCCGCAATCCAAACCACTACGATCCTATCGAAGCTCTGACAGAAAAACGGTACATATATATCAAAGACAACTCCGATGCGCTATTTCAAGATTTTAAAGCAGGAAAATTAGACATCGCTTATCTGCCACCAAACCATATAGATAATCTATCCAGCTTTATGAAAAGTCCAGCCTATAGAAACCAAGTTTCTAAAGGGGAGGCTATTCGTGAAGTTGTCTATCCAGATCGTTCTTATGCCTATATTGGTTGGAACTGCTATTCTTTATTTTTCGAAAATCGCCAAGTGCGCCGTGCTATGAACATGATTATAGATCGCGATAGGATCATAGAAGAATGTTTGGATGGACGCGCAAATGTAATTAGCGGGCCATTTTCTCCCTATTCTCCTTCTTATAATCAGAAGATAGAGGGGTGGCATTACTCTCCAGAAGAGGCCGCTCGCTTACTAGAAGAAGAAGGATGGATTGATATCGACGGTGATGGCATTCGAGAAAAGGTCATTGATGGTGTTGTCATCCCTTTTCGTTTTCGCTTATGCTACTATGTGAAAAGTATCACAGGACGCACTATAGCAGAATATGTAGCCACCGTATGCAAGGAGATAGGTGTAGAGTGTAGTCTGTTAGGATTAGATACCGCAGACCTTTCTCAAGCATTTGAGGAAAAAAATTTCGATGCTCTCCTTACCGGCTGGTGCCTAGGCTCTCCTCCGGAGGATCCTCGAGCTCTTTGGCACTCCGAAGGAGCTATGGAAAAAGGTTCCGCAAATGTGGTTGGTTTCCATAATTCCGAGGCCGATAAGCTTATAGATCAACTTAGCTACGAGTATGACTCAAGTAAGAGACTCAATCTTTATCACCGGTTTCATGAAGTTATTCATGAAGAATCCCCCTACGCCTTCCTTTTCTCGCGAAACTATTCGCTACTTTATAAAGATTACGTCAAAAATGTTTTTGTTCCTAAACAGAGAACAGATTTGATTCCTGATGCCCAGGATGAGATGGTTAATCTTCAACTGGTTTGGTTAGACAGGAGGGAGGAAGAGTGCTCAAGTACATCTTAA
- a CDS encoding ABC transporter permease — MKSPTSFYRRFFQAYHKNFLASLSWKFVIVLSVIGIYAPLFASSKPILVKWENTFFSPLLRYLWFPGFYTKPIDLFFNVLMVTLPFFIIACKCFKGGVRKVVVWLLLIAQVSGFIFVYRGNIQDPSGDENLKKLRAEKILSHISNKRAENIILIPKDMRTWELEKHYMSKYEQLGILIKAKYRKSQHEKLQKYCVAYQGYKGSQMPTLHYLQMKNEKVCLERLQQRLSNFKNSYEVSLQTWNKAIDDYRPFLMALTRIEHDLNLALYNKGHNEHLQLAYSSIEAEAEPTKKYLMNARQVLEEYHKIHSAINFIQDKRAWIDEESAKLKILISPLFCNFHWEDDAGGSREMNKYVRWWQLTRINRKDLLSSLVFGIRIALVVGGISVAIALFIGTVIGLISGYFGGTTDMVLSRFTEIWETMPMLFILMLVVSITQKKSLILDTVLLGCFGWTGFSRYIRIETLKQRNMSYVLAATNMCYSHYHIMVHQILPNAIVPVIALLPFSMMAMISCEAGLTFLGLGEESSSSWGNIMREGVSAFPSESATLWPPAILLTALLIAIALIGDGIRDALDPRLQD; from the coding sequence ATGAAATCTCCAACCTCTTTTTACCGTAGGTTTTTCCAAGCGTATCACAAGAACTTTCTTGCTTCACTATCATGGAAATTTGTCATAGTTTTATCAGTAATAGGAATCTATGCTCCTCTGTTTGCTAGTAGTAAACCTATTTTAGTGAAGTGGGAAAATACCTTCTTTTCCCCTTTACTTAGATACTTATGGTTCCCAGGTTTTTATACCAAGCCCATAGACCTATTTTTTAACGTCCTTATGGTGACCCTTCCCTTTTTCATTATTGCCTGCAAGTGCTTTAAAGGGGGTGTACGTAAGGTTGTTGTTTGGCTTTTACTTATAGCACAAGTTTCAGGTTTTATCTTTGTCTATCGTGGGAACATACAAGATCCCTCAGGAGACGAAAATCTTAAGAAATTACGAGCAGAGAAAATTCTGTCACATATTTCTAATAAGAGGGCTGAAAATATTATTTTAATTCCTAAAGATATGCGTACCTGGGAATTAGAAAAGCATTATATGAGTAAGTATGAGCAGCTGGGGATATTGATAAAGGCAAAATACCGTAAGTCACAACACGAAAAATTACAGAAGTATTGTGTAGCTTATCAGGGGTATAAAGGTTCTCAAATGCCCACTTTGCATTACTTGCAGATGAAAAATGAAAAAGTGTGCTTAGAGAGGCTTCAGCAAAGATTAAGTAATTTCAAAAATTCTTACGAGGTTTCCCTACAAACCTGGAATAAAGCTATCGATGATTATCGTCCTTTTCTGATGGCGCTGACAAGAATAGAGCATGATTTAAACCTCGCTCTATATAACAAGGGACATAACGAACACTTACAGTTAGCGTATTCTTCTATAGAGGCAGAGGCAGAGCCTACGAAAAAGTATTTAATGAATGCTCGCCAGGTGTTGGAAGAGTACCATAAGATTCATAGTGCTATTAATTTTATTCAAGATAAGCGCGCTTGGATTGATGAAGAGTCTGCGAAACTTAAAATTCTTATAAGTCCTTTATTCTGTAATTTTCATTGGGAAGATGATGCTGGCGGTTCTCGCGAAATGAATAAGTACGTACGCTGGTGGCAGCTTACGCGCATTAATCGCAAAGATCTTTTATCTTCTTTAGTCTTTGGTATTCGCATAGCCTTAGTTGTTGGGGGAATTTCAGTTGCGATTGCTTTATTCATAGGTACTGTTATTGGTTTGATTTCTGGATATTTCGGAGGAACTACTGATATGGTTCTTTCTAGATTTACAGAGATTTGGGAAACCATGCCTATGCTGTTTATTTTAATGTTGGTTGTATCAATCACCCAGAAAAAATCCCTGATTTTAGATACGGTATTATTAGGATGTTTTGGTTGGACAGGGTTTAGTAGGTACATCAGGATCGAGACATTAAAGCAAAGAAACATGTCCTATGTTTTGGCAGCTACGAATATGTGTTACAGCCACTATCATATAATGGTACATCAGATACTCCCCAACGCTATAGTTCCTGTTATTGCTCTGTTGCCTTTTTCTATGATGGCAATGATTAGCTGTGAAGCGGGGCTAACCTTTTTAGGCCTTGGAGAGGAAAGTTCATCATCCTGGGGAAATATCATGAGAGAGGGGGTTTCAGCCTTCCCTTCAGAAAGCGCCACTCTTTGGCCTCCGGCTATTTTGCTTACAGCGTTGCTTATTGCTATAGCATTGATAGGAGACGGCATTCGAGATGCCTTAGATCCTAGACTACAAGATTAA